One genomic window of Ziziphus jujuba cultivar Dongzao chromosome 4, ASM3175591v1 includes the following:
- the LOC107416917 gene encoding receptor-like protein 33, producing MDFLPLLHLILIITTCVASFGQPLCHNDDNVSLLEFKKSFNLDKFASINPFAYPKVSSWRLEENGDCCSWDGVGCDTDTGRVVALDLSSSFLHGSINSTSTLFNLSQLQRLNLADNDFNFSHIPSAMGHLSRLTYLNLSHSSFYGQVPFEISGLSNLSFLDLSYNDLELKSPNLSRLVGNLINLKQLHLTYVGVSSTVPSFLANFSSSTSLLLSDCGLQGYLPEFHSNSSLEVLLLHNTSFSRKIPSSIENLHFLRQLDFGACRFSGLVPSSLRKITRLTSLDLSGNNFEVNQFPSFLQNLTQLTKLRLKECQLTGEIPGWLGKLTRLTDLGLYSNNLHGHIPSSLGKLTRLTDLNLAANNFEGQIPSFLQNLTQLSVLWIGDNQFTGEIPSWLETFTLLTHLNLGMNKLHGLIPSSLDRLTSLTYLDFQMNNLTGQIPSFIQNLTNLTYLSLQDNELSGTLYFDVFLGLKNLESLLLGRNKLSILVQTSNMNATVPRFRSLDLASCNLTEFPYFVRYQHRLEWLVLHGNKIHGQIPKWIWNLKMQIMANVDISDNYLTGFEQTPVFIAWVHLISLDLSFNKLKGQLPIPPPSTIEYHVSNNKLSGQISPFFCNLSSLLVLDLSNNQLTSKLPKCLENFRNTLLVLNMSNNHFRGSIPQMCANGSNVRMIDLRHNQFQGSLPQMLANCMTLEVLNLGNNRFNDVFSSWLGTLPNLRLLILQSNNLHGVIRELSYPGFFSLHVFDLSNNSFAGKLSSEFLKNLEAMRFKDPANSSYLVANFSFDVKAVTWSDEFAYSITITNKGRVMLYEKVQEVFAVIDLSSNRFEGSIPESLGILQGLHVLNLSNNIRTGKIPSTLGNITELESLDLSNNKLSGQIPQQLAQLTFLSVFKVAHNNLTGPIPQLNQLSTFDVSSYEGNIGLCGNPLPKKCESSVPPSGFEDEQDAESALKFYWITIVPAYVSGLVIGVVIGQIYATKKHDWFVKTLGQWKQKRRRRKMQRFPWRY from the exons atggacTTCCTACCACTGCTTCATCTTATTCTCATCATCACCACTTGCGTTGCTTCTTTTGGGCAGCCACTTTGCCATAATGATGACAACGTTTCCTTGTTAGAGTTCAAGAAAAGCTTTAATTTAGACAAGTTTGCTTCTATAAATCCTTTTGCATATCCCAAAGTTTCATCTTGGAGACTAGAAGAGAATGGAgattgctgctcatgggatggCGTGGGGTGCGATACTGACACCGGTCGTGTCGTTGCTCTAGACCTCAGCAGTAGTTTCCTTCATGGTTCTATAAACTCCACCAGCACGCTCTTCAACCTTTCTCAACTTCAACGGCTTAACCTTGCTGATAATGATTTTAACTTCTCTCATATCCCTTCTGCAATGGGTCATCTTTCAAGGTTAACATATCTCAATCTTTCTCATTCATCTTTTTATGGTCAAGTTCCATTTGAGATCTCAGGACTCTCAAATCTGTCTTTCCTTGATCTATCTTACAATGATTTGGAATTGAAGAGTCCAAATTTGAGTAGGTTGGTTGGAAATTTAATAAACCTGAAACAACTTCATCTTACTTATGTTGGCGTATCCTCCACAGTGCCTAGCTTTTTGGCAAATTTCTCTTCATCAACATCCTTACTTCTAAGTGATTGCGGATTGCAAG GTTATCTACCTGAATTTCACTCTAATAGTTCTTTGGAGGTATTGCTACTTCACAACACaagtttttctagaaaaataccCTCTTCCATTGAAAACCTTCATTTCCTGCGTCAGTTAGATTTTGGAGCATGTAGGTTTTCTGGGTTGGTTCCATCTTCGCTCCGTAAAATAACCAGGCTTACTTCTTTGGACCTCTCAGGAAATAATTTTGAGGTAAATcaatttccttcttttcttcaaAACCTCACCCAGCTCACCAAGTTACGTCTAAAAGAATGTCAGTTAACTGGTGAAATTCCAGGTTGGCTTGGAAAACTAACCCGATTAACTGATCTTGGACTTTATTCAAATAACTTGCATGGCCATATCCCATCATCCCTTGGCAAACTAACTAGGCTTACCGATTTGAACCTCGCAGCAAACAATTTTGAGGGTCAAATCCCTTCTTTTCTTCAAAACCTAACCCAACTCTCTGTGTTATGGATTGGTGACAATCAATTCACTGGTGAAATTCCATCTTGGTTGGAAACCTTTACCCTTTTAACTCATTTAAATCTTGGAATGAATAAACTGCATGGTCTTATCCCATCTTCCCTTGATAGACTAACTAGCCTCACTTATTTGGACTTTCAAATGAACAATTTGACGGGTCAAATCCCTTCTTTTATTCAAAACCTCACAAACCTTACATACCTTTCTCTTCAAGACAACGAATTGAGTGGCACACTGTACTTTGACGTGTTTCTTGGCTTGAAAAATTTAGAGTCACTTTTATTAGGGCGTAACAAGTTATCCATACTTGTTCAAACTAGCAATATGAATGCAACTGTTCCAAGGTTCCGAAGTTTAGACTTGGCTTCATGCAATTTAACCGAATTCCCTTATTTTGTAAGGTATCAACATAGATTAGAGTGGTTGGTTTTGCATGGAAACAAGATACATGGTCAAATACCTAAATGGATATGGAACCTGAAAATGCAGATTATGGCCAATGTCGACATTTCTGACAACTACTTGACAGGCTTTGAACAAACTCCAGTTTTCATCGCTTGGGTTCACTTGATCAGCTTAGATCTTTCATTCAACAAACTAAAAGGCCAGTTACCAATTCCTCCACCATCCACCATTGAGTACCATGTCTCAAATAACAAACTGAGTGGACAAATTTCACCCTTCTTTTGCAATCTGAGTTCGCTTCTAGTGCTTGATTTGTCAAATAACCAGTTGACTAGTAAGCTTCCAAAATGTTTGGAAAATTTCAGGAACACTTTACTGGTCTTGAATATGAGTAACAACCATTTTCGTGGTAGCATTCCCCAAATGTGTGCAAATGGAAGCAATGTGAGAATGATTGATCTAAGACACAATCAGTTCCAAGGAAGTTTACCACAAATGTTGGCCAATTGTATGACGCTTGAAGTTCTCAATCTCGGGAATAACCGATTCAATGATGTTTTCTCTTCATGGTTAGGGACTCTTCCAAACTTAAGGCTACTTATACTGCAATCTAACAATCTTCATGGAGTGATTAGGGAACTTAGCTATCCTGGGTTTTTTAGTCTCCATGTTTTTGATCTCTCCAATAACAGTTTTGCAGGTAAATTGTCATCTGAATTCTTAAAAAATTTGGAGGCCATGAGATTTAAAGACCCTGCCAATTCATCGTATCTGGTGGCAAACTTCAGTTTTGATGTAAAGGCTGTAACATGGAGCGATGAATTTGCTTACTCAATAACCATAACAAACAAAGGAAGGGTTATGCTTTATGaaaaggttcaagaagtttttgcAGTCATTGACCTTTCAAGTAACAGATTTGAAGGATCAATTCCAGAGAGTTTGGGGATTTTACAAGGGCTTCATGTCCTTAACCTTTCCAACAACATTCGCACTGGTAAAATCCCATCAACCTTGGGAAATATAACGGAGCTTGAATCACTTGATCTTTCCAACAACAAGCTCTCAGGACAGATCCCTCAGCAACTTGCACAATTGACATTTCTTAGTGTGTTTAAGGTTGCTCATAACAATCTCACTGGACCTATACCCCAACTTAACCAGCTTAGCACATTCGATGTCAGTTCGTATGAGGGGAACATTGGATTATGCGGAAATCCATTGCCAAAAAAGTGTGAAAGTTCAGTACCACCTTCAGGCTTTGAAGATGAACAAGATGCAGAGTCCGCATTGAAGTTTTATTGGATCACAATCGTGCCGGCATATGTTAGTGGACTAGTAATTGGAGTGGTTATTGGGCAGATATATGCAACCAAGAAGCATGATTGGTTTGTGAAGACCCTTGGCCAGTGGAAACAAAAACGCAGGAGGAGGAAGATGCAGAGGTTTCCATGGAGATATTGA